The DNA segment CTTCTCCTCAGACTTCGGAGAATAGGGCGGTTGGGGATCCGGACTCATAGCCTTACTTACCTCAGGTACACACTCGGGTAAATTATTGCACTTACCCTCGTTTTTTTTGGATACCTCGATACAGTAGGCGGATGGGAGGGAGGGAGCGATCGCAAACCATTACCGCTCATCAAGCATCCATTCTGAGGCTGATTGCCCTAGAACCGTTCAGACTACTGCTTAGGCTTCAGCAATTGCTCCACAAAGTTGGTGTACACATCGCCGCGAATAAAATCTGGAGATTCCAAAATCCGCTGATGAAAACTAATGGTGGTCGGGAGTCCAGTAATCGCACACTCTCGCAACGCCCGCCGCATCCGTACAATCGCGGCCGGTCGGGTCGGCCCCCACACAATCAGCTTCCCAATCAACGAATCGTAATAAGGAGGAATCACATAATCCGTATATACATGGGAATCCATGCGGACTCCGGGGCCACCAGGGGGCAAATACCCATTAATGCGTCCGGGGCTAGGCCGGAAGTTATGATCCGGATCTTCCGCATTGATCCGGCACTCAATCGCGTGTCCTCGCAGTTGGACTTGGTCTTGGGTAAAGCGCAGGCGTTCCCCTTGGGCAATCCGGATTTGCTCGGCAATTAGATCGAGCCCCGTCACCATTTCTGTGACGGGATGTTCAACCTGGATGCGGGTATTCATTTCCATAAAGTAGAAATTGCCGTGGGCGTCTAGCAAGAACTCCACGGTTCCTGCCCCCATGTAGTTGATCGCCTTTGCCACCTTGACCGCGGCTGCCCCCATCTTGGTGCGCAGCTCAGGGGTCAGAGCCGGACTCGGAGCCTCTTCCAGTAATTTTTGGTGACGCCGCTGAATCGAGCATTCCCGCTCGCCCAAATGCACCACATTGCCAAAGCTATCCGCCAGAATTTGAAACTCAATATGGCGAGGTCGTTCAATAAACTTTTCCAAATAAACGCCGGGATTGCCAAAGGCCGCCTCAGCCTCTCCTTGCGCGGCATTGAACGCCTGCACGAGATCGCCTTCACTACGAACGAGGCGCATACCCCGCCCACCGCCGCCCGCCGTCGCTTTAACCATGACGGGATAGCCAATTTCCCGGGCAACCTCGATCGCCTCTTGGTCATCCTTTAGTAAACCTTCACTACCAGGCACCGTGGGCACGCCCAGACGCTTCATGGTGTCCCGGGCGGTGGACTTATCGCCCATGGACAGCATGGATTCGGGCGAGGGGCCAATAAAGGTAATTTGGTGATCCGCACAAATTTCAGCAAATCGGGCATTTTCGGCTAAGAAACCGTAGCCGGGATGAATGGCACTCGCGTTCTTAAGAAGGGCAGCGGCAATGATGTTAGGAATATTGAGGTAACTTTTACTACTGGGAGGTTCGCCGATACACACTGCC comes from the Synechococcales cyanobacterium T60_A2020_003 genome and includes:
- the accC gene encoding acetyl-CoA carboxylase biotin carboxylase subunit; its protein translation is MQFSKILIANRGEIALRILRTCEEMGIATVAVHSTIDRHALHVQLADEAVCIGEPPSSKSYLNIPNIIAAALLKNASAIHPGYGFLAENARFAEICADHQITFIGPSPESMLSMGDKSTARDTMKRLGVPTVPGSEGLLKDDQEAIEVAREIGYPVMVKATAGGGGRGMRLVRSEGDLVQAFNAAQGEAEAAFGNPGVYLEKFIERPRHIEFQILADSFGNVVHLGERECSIQRRHQKLLEEAPSPALTPELRTKMGAAAVKVAKAINYMGAGTVEFLLDAHGNFYFMEMNTRIQVEHPVTEMVTGLDLIAEQIRIAQGERLRFTQDQVQLRGHAIECRINAEDPDHNFRPSPGRINGYLPPGGPGVRMDSHVYTDYVIPPYYDSLIGKLIVWGPTRPAAIVRMRRALRECAITGLPTTISFHQRILESPDFIRGDVYTNFVEQLLKPKQ